One region of Desulfovibrio sp. JC022 genomic DNA includes:
- a CDS encoding nickel/cobalt transporter, with protein MKKISILFTLILTITFAFALVATEADAQANNPFLSSPKKDNAATQAAPSPFSGAKPAKQIVKKGGGGIYSMVMLKVTLLQKEIRAKLTGFARDIKKDPFGKSLWMFLVFAFMYGIVHAVGPGHGKSVVCAYFISRGGSMFAASFMSWVITLVHVGSATVAVCLAYLFLESGMSGFENFNRQLQTASYGLVAVIGFWLIIEALRSFKKNDRAECEVKSRGSLKEIATVAFVTGIVPCPGAAIILVYTLSTGILAAGLAAMVFLATGMAVTTSAFALVAAKARNAMDSSPFARRLRLAYSILSLLGATVISGFGLLMLFAHIS; from the coding sequence CCTTTTTACTCTGATATTGACTATTACTTTCGCTTTCGCATTAGTTGCAACTGAAGCCGATGCACAGGCGAACAACCCTTTCCTGTCCTCACCCAAAAAAGACAATGCAGCAACACAAGCCGCACCTTCTCCTTTTTCCGGGGCCAAACCAGCCAAACAGATTGTAAAAAAAGGAGGTGGTGGAATCTACAGCATGGTCATGCTCAAGGTGACCCTGCTCCAAAAGGAAATCAGGGCCAAGCTGACCGGATTTGCACGGGACATTAAGAAGGATCCTTTCGGCAAATCTCTCTGGATGTTCCTAGTCTTTGCCTTCATGTACGGGATAGTCCACGCGGTTGGTCCGGGACACGGCAAGTCCGTGGTTTGTGCCTATTTCATATCACGGGGCGGGTCCATGTTCGCGGCTTCATTCATGTCCTGGGTCATAACCCTTGTCCATGTCGGCTCAGCAACCGTTGCGGTCTGCCTTGCCTATTTGTTTCTGGAAAGCGGTATGTCCGGCTTTGAAAATTTCAACCGTCAGTTGCAGACCGCCAGCTACGGATTGGTCGCAGTGATCGGATTCTGGCTGATTATTGAAGCCCTGCGTTCATTCAAAAAAAATGATCGCGCAGAATGCGAAGTCAAAAGCCGCGGCTCACTTAAAGAAATTGCCACCGTGGCTTTTGTAACCGGGATAGTGCCCTGTCCGGGAGCAGCCATTATACTGGTTTACACCCTCTCCACCGGTATACTTGCGGCAGGACTTGCGGCCATGGTCTTTCTGGCTACCGGAATGGCCGTAACCACCTCAGCTTTTGCCCTTGTGGCAGCCAAGGCCCGCAACGCAATGGACAGCAGCCCCTTTGCCCGGCGGTTACGTCTTGCCTATTCGATACTCTCACTGCTCGGAGCAACGGTAATTTCCGGCTTCGGGCTGCTCATGCTTTTTGCGCATATTTCCTGA
- a CDS encoding 3'-5' exonuclease: MQVPEQYKKKFTKDEINELPLRQYEGPIKLIDREEDVPTAIEELSRCELLGFDTETRPVFRKGVSYPPSLIQLATEDCVYLLHLNHISLSGHIKELLSSADIIKTGVAVINDVKELRDVSPFEGKGFVDLGDLARSLEMQTNGLRNLAANLLGFRISKGVQCSNWGRKELTPQQITYAATDAWVSREIYLKFRELGVL; this comes from the coding sequence ATGCAAGTACCTGAACAATATAAGAAAAAATTCACCAAAGATGAAATAAACGAGCTGCCCCTACGCCAATATGAAGGGCCGATCAAACTCATTGACCGCGAAGAAGACGTCCCTACGGCTATTGAAGAACTGAGCCGCTGCGAATTGCTGGGGTTTGATACCGAAACCCGTCCGGTCTTCCGCAAAGGTGTTTCCTACCCCCCTTCCCTGATTCAATTGGCAACTGAAGATTGTGTATATCTGCTGCACCTCAACCACATCTCTCTTTCAGGGCATATTAAAGAACTGCTTTCTTCTGCCGATATAATCAAAACCGGGGTAGCGGTAATCAATGATGTCAAAGAATTACGCGATGTCTCCCCTTTTGAAGGCAAAGGGTTCGTAGATCTTGGCGACCTTGCCAGATCACTGGAAATGCAGACCAACGGGCTGCGCAACCTTGCCGCCAACCTGCTCGGGTTCCGCATCTCCAAAGGCGTGCAGTGCTCCAACTGGGGCCGCAAGGAACTGACACCGCAACAGATCACCTACGCGGCAACGGATGCATGGGTAAGCCGTGAAATTTACCTTAAATTCCGGGAACTCGGAGTACTTTAA
- a CDS encoding AAA family ATPase — protein sequence MINLVGYENVTPMYEGNDMTLCRAVREYDDLPVLIKYPNAELPSPRLLTGLKNEYATSQEIGNTAIVQAVTLHRTDNSLALILEDKGYSLLSSLIPESKADLKQKLKIALKIAGSISRIHTKGFLHRNIRPDSIVLAPDYREALLTNLQNSTRITDLYTQSSSEILSADNIYYISPEQSGRVSTELDRRSDFYSLGITLFELFTGRKPFIAKDDLELIHSHLAKEPPNPQSITPEIPTPLSAVIMKLLAKNPGDRYQSAHGIKQDLKACLNIMGGTKTSPVKFTPGYQDISETFTLSRKLFGRKDELSELKDAFSKVMLGSCEIVFIGGEAGTGKTSLIQSFSEQVYKEKGEFISGKFDQFRRNRPYSALIQAFQELLRKRLSSPTPIINAWKKRITSVLEQNASLITDVLPELELLIGKQQPPTELGSTESRNRFNLAFKNFIKVFPSIDKPLVLFLDDLQWADISTLQLLQRLFEDQETSHLMLICAYRTNLPMNDGIKSRISSIEETSPKVRSLKLGRLKLHHVHGFISRTLRTDRQRTEDLARMVYSRTGGNPLFVREYLLNMYRAELITFDNEKNRWDWDLNAIRSISMDGNLVELMAEKIMTQPNEGQEILKAASGIGCKFDLRILMEIVELPTQIVLDYLSLALHEGLIVSDEGINSFDTDTSNQSGPRYLTFMHDRVQQAAYSMLNAAAKTNLHLDIGRAMLSLYSAEEIDDAYFEIAAQYSLCISALKDPEERKNISYIFLKAGRKAKRSSAFETAAGYLSTAARLMGESGWETSYRANFDLHLDWYECEFLNGGAKQSDNVFKTMIEHSQNRRDTTKAQLSRLQLFSDRGKYHEAVKIGLGTLQQYGLTIPEHPGKFSIATELLKTKAMLSNKSTQKLYDLPEVKSESNLEIMRLLMHTITPAYMFNKTLVFFIVLRMIRFSIKNGNSPFSPFGYMFYAMFLASKDFSFKKSREFTRLAVELNKKFSNSELETKINMLRGGMHDHWHVPLQENISTLDKAFHNGIMHGDNTFARYAGYFAVQLKFMQGHTLTEVYSLADRYLNFIQKNKTSLSSGAINLPLQMCKSMQGKTYTPGYLDDDNFREGKLLSIAKSTGSAVVANWTAISKLITLSFFGYHAKAIEYVNSLYDTVEEALFGMYAVPVFHLLSIVNMAALYENSPPKKRSLYQKRINHSLSRLAQWEKNCPENFRHLYLIGSAELARLRGENSKALGLYESAIRFSSGAGYKNFAALACELAGKFHLSIGGNRSAIAMLSEACHFYTEWGASSKVQRILNEFPQLRKTPEDIFSHNSSAEVKGSRSLDISAVVKASQAISGEIVLDRLLDKLMRIVIENAGAQKATLLLNNKNSLELTAHAFVSEHGITTQPNPDPEQELYCKSIVNYVLRSKDNIVLRDAGTQGPFSIDSYIIRTKPKSILAMPVINQQLMRGVLYLENNLSPGVFTDDRLEVLNLLCSQAAISIQNARLYSDLRDSETQHRTLLESINVGVFRAEADTDGLLLKANRALAEIFGYRGWNEFRKTQVRSLYVDNEMHQNIVRELLEGGIVRDREINMRKQDGTPIWVNMTVSMEKDGNKNHCLEGVLEDITEKRKAQEFERAKVAADAANKAKSDFLASMSHEIRTPMNAILGMADMLWESRLSKTQRNYVKIFRNAGENLLLLINDILDLSKIEAGQIDLEEIDFNLEELFEEIGSIFALRAQIKNINFCWYIDPDVPRIITGDPTRLRQIIVNLVGNSLKFTEKGTITFEAGITEAGYLRFMIKDTGVGIPKEKMNSIFDTFSQADSSTTRNFGGTGLGLSICSRMVESMHGGIFVSSVEEKGSAFVFTISAEFPMQPEQSPPLESCAILLVDHESICRDYLSHSLSDLGAKVYPAESLGESSAHAAEISLSSYENNILLVGQPEGEDDRFEILKKLKHGPCQGWKLMMIMEAKPQPRATARAKQLCATYVHRPVHPQAIVEDIRYAHTCEASYEHNEETEYELDPEQIEMMENSTTKESVSPENLSILLVEDSEDNRMVIDLFLKETPYKITYAENGQEGLEKYKEGKYGIVLMDIQMPIMDGYEATKAIRQYEEENNLEQTPIMALTANAFQDDEQRALDYGCTAHMAKPVKKKKLLRTLEEYLGTNR from the coding sequence ATGATTAATCTTGTGGGATATGAAAATGTTACCCCCATGTACGAAGGGAATGACATGACTCTGTGCAGAGCTGTCAGAGAATATGATGACCTTCCGGTTCTCATCAAATATCCCAATGCAGAATTACCCTCCCCCAGACTCTTAACCGGTCTGAAAAACGAATACGCCACCTCTCAGGAAATCGGTAATACCGCCATAGTCCAAGCGGTAACCCTGCACCGTACCGACAATTCACTGGCCCTTATTCTTGAGGATAAGGGGTACAGTCTCTTAAGTTCACTTATCCCTGAGTCAAAAGCTGATCTCAAACAAAAATTGAAGATAGCACTGAAGATAGCCGGCTCCATCAGCCGCATTCACACCAAAGGGTTCCTGCATCGCAATATCCGTCCGGACAGCATAGTACTTGCCCCGGATTACAGGGAAGCTTTGCTGACAAACCTGCAAAACAGCACCCGCATTACAGACCTTTACACTCAATCTTCCTCGGAAATCCTTTCAGCAGACAACATATATTATATTTCACCGGAACAAAGCGGCAGGGTCAGCACAGAACTGGACCGAAGATCCGACTTTTATTCACTGGGGATTACCCTGTTTGAACTTTTTACCGGACGTAAACCCTTTATCGCCAAAGACGACCTTGAACTGATTCACAGCCATCTGGCCAAAGAACCGCCGAATCCGCAAAGCATCACTCCTGAGATTCCCACTCCACTGTCCGCAGTGATCATGAAGCTGCTCGCCAAAAACCCCGGCGACCGCTATCAGTCCGCCCACGGCATAAAACAAGATCTCAAAGCATGCCTCAATATCATGGGAGGAACCAAAACAAGCCCTGTAAAATTCACACCGGGCTATCAGGATATTTCTGAGACCTTCACTCTTTCACGCAAACTTTTCGGGAGAAAAGATGAACTTTCTGAATTGAAGGATGCTTTTAGCAAGGTCATGCTGGGAAGCTGTGAAATAGTCTTCATCGGCGGTGAGGCCGGAACCGGAAAGACCTCCCTGATTCAGTCTTTCAGCGAACAGGTCTACAAAGAAAAAGGAGAATTCATTTCCGGCAAATTCGACCAGTTCAGGCGTAACCGCCCTTACAGTGCCCTGATTCAAGCCTTTCAGGAACTGTTGCGCAAAAGACTTTCCAGCCCGACCCCGATCATAAACGCCTGGAAAAAAAGAATCACCAGCGTTCTGGAGCAAAATGCCAGCCTGATAACTGACGTTCTCCCGGAACTGGAACTCCTGATCGGCAAACAACAACCGCCAACGGAATTGGGGTCTACGGAATCCCGAAACAGATTCAATCTAGCATTCAAAAATTTCATTAAGGTTTTTCCCAGTATAGATAAGCCTCTGGTTCTTTTTCTGGACGACCTGCAATGGGCGGATATTTCCACTCTACAGCTTCTACAACGGCTGTTTGAGGATCAAGAAACCTCCCACCTGATGCTTATCTGCGCCTACAGAACCAACCTGCCTATGAACGACGGCATTAAATCCCGGATAAGCAGCATTGAAGAGACCAGCCCCAAGGTACGCAGCCTGAAGCTGGGCAGATTAAAACTGCATCACGTTCATGGATTTATCAGCAGAACCTTAAGGACAGACCGCCAGCGAACTGAAGATCTTGCCCGTATGGTCTACAGCCGAACAGGCGGTAACCCTCTCTTCGTCCGCGAATATCTGCTTAACATGTACCGGGCGGAACTCATCACCTTTGACAACGAAAAAAACCGCTGGGATTGGGACCTTAACGCCATCAGAAGCATTTCCATGGACGGAAATCTCGTGGAATTGATGGCGGAGAAAATTATGACCCAACCCAACGAAGGTCAGGAAATCCTAAAAGCAGCTTCAGGGATAGGATGCAAGTTCGACTTGCGGATTCTTATGGAAATCGTGGAGCTGCCCACTCAAATTGTTCTGGATTACCTGAGTCTGGCCCTGCATGAAGGCTTAATCGTCTCTGATGAGGGCATAAATTCCTTTGACACAGACACAAGCAATCAGTCCGGCCCCCGCTACCTTACCTTCATGCACGACCGGGTTCAGCAAGCGGCATATTCCATGCTCAATGCCGCAGCTAAAACCAATCTCCACCTGGACATCGGCAGGGCCATGCTTTCCCTCTATTCTGCCGAAGAAATTGATGATGCCTATTTTGAAATTGCAGCCCAATACAGCCTTTGCATCAGCGCGCTGAAGGACCCGGAAGAACGAAAAAACATATCCTACATTTTTTTAAAAGCCGGACGTAAGGCCAAAAGGAGTTCCGCCTTTGAAACTGCCGCCGGATACCTATCCACCGCAGCACGCCTGATGGGAGAAAGCGGCTGGGAAACAAGCTACAGGGCAAACTTTGACCTGCATCTGGATTGGTATGAATGCGAATTCCTGAACGGGGGAGCTAAGCAATCGGACAATGTGTTCAAGACCATGATTGAACACTCACAGAACCGCAGGGACACCACAAAGGCACAGCTGTCCAGACTGCAACTGTTCTCAGATCGAGGAAAATATCACGAAGCTGTAAAAATAGGACTGGGCACCCTGCAACAATATGGCCTCACCATTCCCGAACATCCGGGGAAATTTTCCATTGCAACGGAATTGCTGAAAACAAAAGCAATGCTGAGCAACAAGAGTACGCAGAAATTATATGACCTGCCGGAAGTGAAATCCGAAAGCAATCTGGAAATCATGCGCTTGTTGATGCATACCATTACCCCGGCATACATGTTTAACAAAACACTTGTGTTTTTCATTGTCTTGCGGATGATCCGTTTCTCAATAAAAAACGGCAACAGCCCGTTCTCTCCGTTCGGTTATATGTTTTACGCCATGTTTCTGGCCTCCAAGGACTTTTCATTCAAAAAATCACGAGAATTTACACGGCTGGCAGTTGAACTGAACAAGAAATTCAGCAACAGCGAACTGGAAACAAAAATCAACATGCTCCGGGGAGGCATGCATGACCATTGGCATGTTCCCCTGCAAGAGAATATCAGCACCCTTGATAAAGCCTTCCATAACGGAATCATGCACGGGGATAACACCTTTGCCCGCTACGCCGGCTACTTCGCCGTGCAGCTTAAATTTATGCAAGGACATACTCTTACCGAAGTATACAGTCTTGCGGACCGCTATCTTAATTTCATTCAAAAAAACAAAACTTCATTGAGTTCCGGAGCCATCAACCTTCCTCTGCAAATGTGTAAAAGCATGCAGGGAAAAACATACACCCCCGGCTATCTGGACGATGACAATTTCCGTGAAGGCAAACTCCTGAGCATTGCAAAAAGCACAGGTTCCGCTGTTGTTGCAAACTGGACAGCCATCTCCAAACTGATAACACTTTCCTTTTTCGGGTACCATGCCAAGGCAATAGAATATGTCAATTCATTGTATGACACCGTGGAAGAAGCACTCTTCGGCATGTATGCTGTTCCAGTCTTTCACCTGCTCAGCATTGTCAATATGGCTGCCCTTTATGAAAACTCCCCACCCAAGAAACGCAGCCTGTATCAGAAACGCATCAACCATTCCCTTTCCCGGCTGGCACAATGGGAAAAAAACTGTCCGGAGAATTTCCGCCACCTGTATCTGATCGGCAGTGCGGAACTGGCGAGGCTGAGAGGAGAAAACAGCAAGGCTCTTGGCTTATATGAGTCCGCCATCAGGTTCAGCTCCGGTGCCGGATACAAAAATTTTGCAGCCCTTGCCTGCGAACTGGCCGGGAAATTCCATTTAAGCATCGGCGGAAACCGATCCGCCATAGCCATGCTTTCAGAAGCCTGCCATTTCTACACTGAATGGGGAGCATCCTCCAAGGTTCAGCGCATACTCAATGAATTTCCGCAATTGCGCAAAACACCTGAAGATATATTTTCACATAACAGCTCTGCCGAAGTAAAAGGCAGCCGGTCACTTGATATTTCTGCGGTAGTCAAAGCCTCGCAGGCCATTTCCGGAGAGATTGTCCTTGACCGCTTGCTGGACAAATTGATGCGCATTGTAATTGAAAACGCAGGAGCGCAAAAAGCCACCTTGCTCCTGAATAATAAAAACAGTCTGGAACTCACGGCCCATGCCTTTGTTTCCGAGCATGGCATCACCACCCAGCCCAATCCCGACCCGGAACAGGAATTATACTGCAAGAGCATCGTAAACTATGTGCTCCGCTCCAAGGATAATATCGTGCTGCGCGATGCCGGGACCCAGGGACCATTTTCCATCGACAGCTACATCATCAGGACCAAGCCGAAATCAATTCTGGCCATGCCGGTCATCAACCAGCAGCTTATGCGCGGAGTTCTGTACCTTGAAAACAATCTCAGTCCGGGAGTCTTTACTGATGACCGTTTGGAAGTACTGAACCTGCTATGTTCACAGGCAGCAATCTCCATCCAGAATGCCCGGCTCTATTCCGACCTGCGAGACTCGGAAACCCAGCACCGCACCCTGCTGGAAAGTATCAATGTCGGGGTTTTCAGGGCTGAAGCTGACACTGACGGCTTACTGCTTAAAGCCAACAGAGCCCTCGCGGAAATATTCGGCTACCGGGGTTGGAATGAATTCCGTAAAACTCAGGTCAGATCTTTGTATGTTGATAATGAAATGCATCAAAATATTGTTCGGGAACTTCTTGAAGGCGGAATCGTGCGTGACCGCGAAATCAACATGCGCAAGCAGGACGGGACCCCTATCTGGGTGAACATGACCGTATCAATGGAAAAAGACGGCAACAAGAATCACTGCCTTGAAGGAGTCCTTGAAGACATCACCGAAAAAAGAAAAGCTCAGGAATTTGAAAGAGCCAAGGTTGCGGCAGACGCGGCCAACAAAGCCAAAAGCGACTTTCTGGCCAGCATGTCCCATGAAATCAGGACACCCATGAACGCCATTTTAGGCATGGCTGATATGCTCTGGGAATCAAGACTTAGCAAAACTCAGCGTAACTACGTAAAAATATTCCGAAATGCAGGAGAAAACCTGCTCCTGCTAATCAATGACATTCTTGACCTCTCAAAAATTGAAGCCGGACAGATCGACCTTGAAGAAATTGATTTCAACCTTGAAGAATTGTTTGAAGAAATCGGTTCCATCTTCGCTCTCAGAGCCCAGATTAAAAATATTAATTTCTGCTGGTATATCGACCCGGACGTACCCCGGATAATAACCGGAGACCCGACAAGACTTCGCCAGATCATCGTAAACCTGGTGGGTAACTCACTAAAATTCACGGAGAAAGGGACCATAACTTTTGAGGCGGGCATAACTGAAGCCGGATATCTGCGCTTTATGATCAAAGATACCGGTGTAGGTATCCCCAAAGAAAAAATGAATTCTATTTTCGACACCTTTTCGCAAGCAGATTCATCCACCACACGAAACTTTGGCGGAACAGGCCTCGGGCTTTCCATCTGCTCGCGCATGGTGGAAAGCATGCACGGAGGGATTTTCGTTTCCAGCGTAGAGGAGAAAGGATCAGCTTTCGTCTTCACCATCAGCGCGGAATTTCCCATGCAGCCGGAACAGTCTCCCCCACTCGAAAGCTGCGCCATACTCCTTGTGGATCACGAATCCATATGCCGGGATTACCTCAGCCACAGCCTGAGCGACCTCGGGGCAAAAGTGTATCCAGCGGAGAGCCTTGGAGAATCCTCGGCTCATGCAGCGGAGATTTCCCTTTCAAGTTATGAAAACAACATCCTTCTGGTCGGGCAGCCCGAAGGGGAAGACGACCGTTTCGAAATACTGAAAAAGCTCAAACACGGTCCCTGCCAAGGCTGGAAGCTGATGATGATCATGGAGGCAAAGCCCCAGCCGCGCGCAACAGCACGGGCCAAACAGCTTTGCGCAACTTATGTCCACCGTCCGGTCCATCCGCAGGCAATTGTGGAAGACATTCGATATGCGCACACTTGTGAAGCTTCTTATGAACACAATGAAGAAACAGAATACGAACTCGACCCGGAACAGATTGAGATGATGGAGAATTCAACGACAAAAGAATCGGTCTCCCCCGAAAACCTTTCCATTCTTTTGGTAGAAGATTCTGAAGACAACCGCATGGTCATCGACCTGTTCCTCAAAGAAACCCCTTACAAAATAACTTATGCCGAAAACGGGCAGGAAGGTCTTGAGAAGTACAAAGAAGGAAAATACGGCATCGTGCTCATGGACATCCAGATGCCGATAATGGACGGCTATGAAGCCACAAAAGCCATCAGGCAATATGAAGAGGAAAACAACCTCGAACAGACTCCGATTATGGCCCTGACCGCCAATGCTTTTCAGGATGATGAACAGCGCGCACTTGATTACGGATGCACGGCCCATATGGCTAAACCGGTTAAAAAGAAAAAGCTGCTCCGGACTCTTGAGGAATATCTCGGAACAAACCGCTAA
- a CDS encoding peptide chain release factor 3 has product MDANIKKEVERRRTFGIISHPDAGKTTLTEKLLLYGGAIQMAGTVKSRKANRHATSDWMAMEQERGISVTTSVMKFNYHDYEVNLLDTPGHQDFSEDTYRVLTAVDSALMVIDCAKGVEVQTKKLMEVCRMRDTPIITFINKMDREGVDPFDLLQDIEDTLQIECAPLSWPIGMGSDFKGTYNIHKGELHLFSAVHGGGIQQGEVIKDLSDSRLDELLGDQADQLREELELLDGAGYPFDKERYLAGKQTPVFFGSAINNFGVQEMLDSFVELAPHPKPRATTSREVSPFEPDFSAVAFKIQANMDPAHRDRIAFMRICSGKFKRGMKVRHHRIGKDVQIANATIFMAQDRTGVEEAYPGDIIGVHNHGTIKIGDTFTGTKEELKFTGIPNFAPEHFRRVILKDPLKSKQLDKGLHQLAEEGAVQLFKPLGNNDKILGAVGLLQFDVIMSRLKDEYGVAALYEPVEYHTARWLSSEETREIDGIKKRYPRFVALDGDDNLTFLAPSQWRLQQAEEEWPKITFNKTREHQ; this is encoded by the coding sequence ATAGACGCCAATATCAAAAAAGAAGTCGAACGCCGCAGGACTTTCGGCATCATCAGTCACCCGGATGCCGGTAAAACCACCCTGACCGAAAAACTGCTCCTCTACGGTGGGGCGATCCAGATGGCCGGGACTGTAAAATCCCGTAAAGCCAACCGCCATGCCACCTCGGACTGGATGGCCATGGAGCAGGAACGTGGTATTTCCGTAACCACCTCGGTCATGAAATTCAATTACCACGACTACGAAGTAAACCTGCTCGATACTCCCGGTCACCAGGATTTTTCCGAAGATACCTACCGCGTGCTCACCGCTGTGGACTCCGCGCTCATGGTCATTGACTGTGCAAAAGGTGTTGAGGTTCAGACCAAGAAGTTGATGGAAGTCTGCCGCATGCGCGACACCCCCATCATTACCTTCATCAACAAAATGGACCGCGAAGGTGTCGATCCCTTCGACCTCTTGCAGGACATTGAAGATACCCTGCAGATCGAATGCGCGCCGCTGAGCTGGCCCATCGGTATGGGGTCTGATTTCAAAGGAACCTACAATATACACAAAGGGGAACTGCACCTTTTCTCCGCTGTTCACGGTGGAGGCATCCAGCAGGGTGAGGTAATCAAAGACCTTTCCGACTCCCGCCTTGATGAGTTACTCGGCGATCAGGCCGACCAGCTGCGCGAGGAACTGGAGCTGCTTGATGGCGCAGGATACCCTTTTGACAAAGAACGCTATCTTGCGGGTAAACAGACCCCGGTATTTTTCGGCAGTGCCATCAACAACTTCGGGGTACAGGAAATGCTGGATTCCTTTGTGGAACTGGCTCCGCACCCCAAGCCGCGTGCCACCACCTCCCGCGAAGTCTCCCCTTTTGAACCCGATTTTTCCGCTGTGGCCTTTAAGATTCAGGCTAACATGGACCCGGCACACCGTGACCGCATCGCTTTCATGCGTATCTGTTCCGGTAAGTTCAAACGCGGCATGAAGGTCCGCCACCACCGCATCGGCAAGGATGTGCAGATCGCCAACGCAACAATCTTCATGGCTCAGGACCGTACCGGGGTCGAAGAAGCGTATCCCGGCGACATTATCGGGGTACACAACCACGGGACCATCAAGATCGGTGACACATTCACCGGAACCAAGGAAGAGCTGAAATTCACCGGAATCCCCAACTTCGCGCCCGAACATTTCCGCCGCGTAATCCTCAAGGACCCGCTGAAGAGCAAGCAGCTCGACAAAGGGTTGCATCAGCTCGCTGAAGAAGGTGCAGTGCAGCTCTTTAAGCCGCTGGGCAACAACGACAAAATTCTCGGCGCGGTCGGTCTGCTCCAGTTTGACGTGATCATGTCCCGTTTGAAAGACGAGTACGGAGTTGCCGCTCTTTATGAACCGGTAGAATACCACACCGCGCGCTGGCTCAGCAGTGAGGAAACCCGCGAAATTGACGGGATCAAGAAACGCTATCCCCGCTTCGTAGCCCTTGACGGTGATGACAACCTGACCTTCCTCGCCCCCAGCCAGTGGCGGCTGCAACAGGCTGAAGAGGAATGGCCTAAAATTACTTTTAACAAAACCCGTGAGCATCAATAA